A portion of the Acidobacteriaceae bacterium genome contains these proteins:
- a CDS encoding major capsid protein, producing the protein MPQVQIADVVVPAEFTAYQVENSMVNTALFQSGVLSRNGAIEAQLQAGAESFTVPFWADLADTEADITNDDPTILSTPQKVTANKQNVRKSFLHQSWSEMSLASELSGSDALARIQDRVSAYWDRQFSKRLIASLQGVLANNVANNAGDMVVDISGNAGAAAQFNGDAVIDTAITMGDRLSDFKAIAMHSYVYSQALKNNDIEFFKPSENGLEIATYKGMGVIVDDELTPANGVYTTILLGYGAVGFAASEPRTGFGTELWRAPAAGNGGGQSVLHSRFNVGLHPLGFAWSDATGTANAIVGDSPSIAELANGAHWTRVVAQRKSVPLAFLISK; encoded by the coding sequence ATGCCCCAAGTACAAATTGCTGACGTAGTTGTTCCCGCAGAGTTCACGGCCTATCAGGTCGAGAACAGCATGGTGAACACAGCCCTTTTTCAGTCCGGCGTTCTCTCGCGCAACGGAGCCATCGAAGCCCAGCTACAAGCTGGTGCCGAGAGCTTCACCGTGCCTTTCTGGGCAGACCTTGCCGACACGGAAGCGGACATCACGAACGACGATCCAACCATCCTCAGCACCCCGCAGAAGGTCACGGCGAACAAGCAGAACGTCCGCAAGTCCTTCCTTCACCAGTCATGGTCAGAAATGAGCCTTGCCAGCGAGCTTTCGGGCAGCGATGCGCTGGCACGAATTCAAGACCGTGTTTCGGCCTATTGGGATCGTCAGTTCAGCAAGCGCCTTATCGCGAGCTTGCAAGGCGTACTCGCCAACAATGTCGCGAACAACGCTGGCGATATGGTCGTGGACATTTCCGGCAATGCAGGCGCAGCAGCGCAGTTCAATGGTGATGCTGTCATTGACACGGCCATCACTATGGGCGACCGCCTGAGCGACTTCAAAGCGATTGCCATGCACAGCTATGTCTATTCGCAAGCACTGAAGAACAATGATATCGAGTTCTTCAAACCGAGCGAGAACGGGTTGGAGATTGCCACCTATAAGGGAATGGGCGTCATCGTAGACGATGAGCTTACCCCGGCCAATGGCGTCTACACAACGATCCTGCTTGGCTATGGTGCGGTTGGCTTTGCTGCCAGCGAACCGCGAACGGGCTTCGGCACTGAGCTTTGGCGCGCTCCCGCAGCAGGTAACGGCGGTGGCCAGTCGGTACTGCATAGCCGGTTCAATGTCGGTTTGCATCCGCTTGGCTTCGCATGGAGCGATGCAACGGGAACGGCCAACGCGATTGTTGGCGATTCCCCGAGCATCGCGGAGCTTGCCAACGGAGCGCACTGGACGCGCGTAGTCGCCCAGCGCAAGAGCGTTCCTCTGGCCTTCCTCATCAGCAAGTAA
- a CDS encoding excisionase family DNA-binding protein: MNHLASHIKTPITITVEEALKLTGIGQTFFYELLADGSVASYKLGKRRLVDYASLRNFITSQPTGQLTAKQ, from the coding sequence ATGAATCACCTAGCAAGCCATATCAAAACGCCAATAACCATCACGGTTGAAGAGGCATTGAAGCTAACGGGCATCGGCCAGACATTCTTCTATGAATTGCTGGCAGATGGAAGCGTGGCTTCTTACAAACTCGGCAAACGCCGGTTAGTGGACTACGCCAGTTTGCGGAACTTCATAACCAGCCAACCAACCGGACAACTCACAGCCAAGCAGTAA
- a CDS encoding helix-turn-helix transcriptional regulator has product MASSSKNNPGLDPSAAFGQLLRKHRLRLKMSQEALAAKSGYERAFISLIELGKTNPSLRSIFDICSSLSIKPSVFIREVEKLASFELPTPR; this is encoded by the coding sequence GTGGCGTCATCTTCAAAGAACAATCCGGGGCTCGATCCTTCTGCGGCGTTCGGTCAATTGCTGCGGAAGCATCGGTTACGGCTGAAGATGAGCCAGGAAGCCCTTGCAGCTAAATCCGGCTACGAAAGGGCCTTCATCAGTCTTATTGAATTGGGGAAGACCAACCCATCTTTGAGAAGCATCTTCGACATCTGCAGCTCGCTCTCGATCAAGCCGTCAGTCTTCATTCGTGAAGTCGAAAAGCTCGCGAGCTTTGAATTGCCGACACCTAGGTAG
- a CDS encoding DUF4411 family protein: MLYLLDANVLIRAHEDYYPIDRIPQFWTWLQAQGDSGTVKVPYEIYNEIAVSVGLLHDWLTDSNVSASMLLQQQTNPVHLNSVIANGYAPDLNDSEIEEIGQDPFLIAYAYADPSGITVVSREVSAPSKQRANRRVPDVCKAFGVRCLSDFEFLRELNFKIV; encoded by the coding sequence TTGCTCTACCTGCTCGACGCAAACGTCCTAATCCGTGCCCACGAAGACTACTATCCAATCGATCGGATTCCCCAGTTCTGGACCTGGCTACAAGCTCAGGGAGACAGTGGCACAGTCAAAGTCCCATATGAGATTTATAACGAAATTGCGGTTTCTGTTGGTCTGCTCCATGATTGGCTCACGGATTCGAATGTCTCTGCGAGTATGCTGCTTCAGCAACAAACCAATCCCGTACATCTCAATTCTGTGATTGCCAACGGGTATGCGCCTGACCTCAATGACTCTGAAATCGAGGAGATTGGGCAAGATCCCTTCTTAATCGCATATGCATATGCCGATCCAAGTGGGATCACCGTTGTATCGCGCGAAGTATCGGCACCAAGCAAGCAGCGTGCGAACCGTCGCGTTCCAGATGTTTGCAAAGCCTTCGGAGTTCGTTGTCTCAGCGACTTCGAGTTCCTGCGGGAACTCAACTTCAAGATCGTCTGA
- a CDS encoding NmrA family NAD(P)-binding protein — MKQTFLVTGSTGSTGRATVRNLLERGASVRAFVHREDERSEALHSLGAEVVVGNLLDFASVRSALDGVDGAYFVYPILPGILQVTSYFAQAAKEVNLKVVVNMSQLSARREAKSHAAQDHWIAEQVFNWSAIPVTHLRPTLFAEWALYWAKQIKTGVLALPFGTGRHAPIAAEDQARVITEILLKPAEHLGKVYPLYGEKEYTFAEITAEIGKVLGQPLEYRQIDAFHLKALATGAAAGEHEGTLEKRADDTLWQHFQEIAVDHQNGIFAGTDNVVERITGKAPISLPEFLRQNIASLKR, encoded by the coding sequence ATGAAGCAAACCTTTCTTGTCACTGGTTCGACTGGATCCACTGGACGCGCAACCGTTCGCAATCTCTTGGAGCGCGGCGCCTCCGTCAGGGCGTTCGTTCATCGTGAGGACGAGCGCTCGGAAGCGCTGCATAGCCTCGGGGCCGAGGTCGTCGTCGGCAACCTTCTCGATTTTGCATCGGTGCGCTCGGCGCTTGACGGAGTAGACGGTGCCTACTTCGTCTATCCTATCCTGCCTGGCATCCTGCAAGTGACTTCCTATTTTGCTCAAGCAGCAAAGGAAGTCAATCTCAAGGTTGTTGTGAACATGTCTCAGCTGTCTGCGCGTAGAGAGGCTAAAAGTCACGCGGCTCAGGATCATTGGATCGCAGAACAAGTGTTCAACTGGTCTGCGATTCCTGTGACTCATTTGCGCCCCACGCTTTTTGCGGAATGGGCACTGTACTGGGCGAAGCAGATCAAAACGGGAGTTCTTGCGTTGCCATTTGGCACAGGTCGACACGCGCCCATTGCAGCCGAAGATCAGGCGCGAGTGATTACGGAAATACTGCTCAAGCCGGCTGAGCATCTGGGCAAAGTCTATCCGCTCTACGGAGAGAAGGAGTACACGTTTGCCGAAATCACCGCAGAGATCGGTAAGGTGCTTGGCCAGCCGCTGGAGTATCGGCAGATTGATGCATTCCACCTTAAGGCGTTGGCAACCGGAGCCGCGGCTGGAGAACACGAAGGCACGCTAGAAAAGCGTGCCGATGACACTCTCTGGCAGCACTTTCAGGAGATCGCTGTTGACCACCAGAACGGCATCTTTGCCGGTACGGATAACGTCGTGGAGCGCATCACAGGGAAAGCCCCCATCAGCCTTCCAGAGTTTCTTCGACAAAACATTGCTTCTCTGAAGCGGTAA
- a CDS encoding alpha/beta hydrolase yields the protein MLNVRDYGGEGEAYVGLHGFPDNLHIFDEWAPLMAEAGKRVVTFDFFGFGGSDKSPKMEYSFDQQMADVKALADALGLDKIIPVGHDAGGSVAINFALNYPERVAEVYLLNCFYGSAPTLRLPELIELFATGSLSGLSRAILSDPAQMGWLLDFQGKQFKAHLPTAQAAHFDKSLMPIVAENFMQKESAGPAFATMTAAVFAEVKRNDERLASVQGLAVPFRLIWGQFDPYLNIEVAQDLLSKLPHSSLVTLPAGHWPQIDDPEAVANAMLSAEDIRA from the coding sequence ATGCTAAACGTCAGAGACTATGGAGGCGAAGGTGAAGCCTACGTTGGCCTTCACGGATTCCCCGACAACCTTCACATCTTCGACGAGTGGGCTCCACTCATGGCAGAAGCCGGAAAGAGAGTCGTCACATTCGACTTCTTCGGTTTTGGCGGCTCAGACAAGTCCCCAAAGATGGAGTACAGTTTCGATCAGCAAATGGCAGATGTCAAGGCATTAGCGGATGCTCTTGGCTTGGACAAGATCATTCCCGTAGGCCACGATGCAGGCGGCTCCGTGGCGATCAACTTTGCCCTAAACTACCCGGAACGGGTCGCCGAGGTTTATCTGTTGAACTGCTTCTATGGCAGCGCACCTACTCTCAGGCTCCCGGAACTGATCGAGTTGTTTGCGACCGGAAGCCTGTCTGGCCTCTCTCGCGCTATCCTGTCGGACCCAGCACAGATGGGATGGCTTCTTGACTTTCAAGGCAAACAATTCAAGGCGCACCTGCCAACCGCTCAGGCAGCTCACTTCGATAAATCACTGATGCCGATCGTCGCTGAGAACTTCATGCAAAAGGAAAGCGCAGGTCCCGCTTTTGCAACGATGACAGCAGCGGTCTTTGCTGAGGTGAAGCGCAACGACGAGCGCCTGGCGTCCGTACAGGGATTGGCTGTGCCCTTCCGCCTCATCTGGGGGCAGTTTGATCCTTACCTCAATATTGAAGTGGCACAGGATTTGCTGTCCAAGCTGCCTCACTCTTCACTCGTAACGCTACCTGCTGGACACTGGCCACAGATCGATGATCCTGAAGCGGTAGCAAACGCCATGCTCTCCGCAGAAGATATTCGGGCCTAG
- a CDS encoding AAA family ATPase, translating into MASSPFVVDTLRKRLWANGFRPIAVITDDKRPMGMGWVARARQPVPEAANQWPNAQALSTGILCDGLVVVDIDADDPTIAASILTLARQHLGLAPRRTRANSARCLLLYRAAEGEPRKQTINSDMGKVEILGYGQQFVAFGNHTSGVPYEWEGGHDPSTFPLSKAPVVTPEAVAAFVASAAALLGAEVAAIPPTPLAASEEQKAGMIEISDSDREYASAALQAEVTRLSMLKPGNGRNAALNTAAHSMGTIIGNGSLDLAAVANALFEASIANGHVSKHGEAQTRATIKSGINAGIGKPRALPSQGGSGIDLSGIDSVPLKQGKDKARTKRGVELTSMAEIEAKPIEWLWDGYLPKGKLTLLAGDGGTGKSTIAFSLAATIATAGQWPDGTLCNRHGNVIIWSSEDDPADTIKPRLMAMGADSARCSIISGAVDENGQRQAFDPSCDIDALRSAVASIGGVSLLIIDPIVTAVQGDMHKANDVRRGLQTIVDFAAEMNCAVLGITHFAKGTAGRNSADRVIGSQAFAAFARMVWAAAKEEDSDRRVFTRAKSNNSPDTGGFSYIIEQVALANGITASRIVWGDALEGSSRSILAEVEEGLSKDNTQLGKAERFLLESLAHGPVPQRELMEHARELHSISANTLRRAKDKLGIEPRKNGMAGGWHWQLPNDLLKLQIPVVPAIPYIQ; encoded by the coding sequence ATGGCAAGCAGTCCCTTTGTTGTAGACACACTACGAAAGCGGCTTTGGGCGAACGGCTTTCGTCCAATCGCTGTCATTACCGATGACAAGCGGCCTATGGGAATGGGTTGGGTTGCGAGAGCGCGTCAGCCCGTTCCTGAAGCTGCTAATCAATGGCCAAATGCACAGGCGCTCTCTACCGGCATCTTGTGTGATGGTTTGGTCGTCGTGGACATAGATGCAGACGATCCAACCATTGCCGCCAGCATCCTAACGCTTGCGCGTCAGCATCTCGGCCTAGCTCCACGGCGCACCCGTGCTAACAGTGCGCGTTGCTTGCTGCTATACCGAGCGGCTGAGGGCGAGCCGCGTAAGCAGACGATCAATAGCGATATGGGTAAGGTCGAAATCCTTGGCTACGGTCAGCAGTTCGTGGCCTTCGGCAACCATACAAGCGGAGTGCCTTACGAATGGGAAGGTGGACACGATCCTTCTACGTTCCCACTTTCCAAGGCTCCGGTCGTCACCCCTGAAGCTGTAGCGGCCTTTGTTGCGTCCGCTGCTGCGTTGCTGGGGGCAGAGGTTGCCGCGATACCCCCGACGCCTCTTGCGGCGTCTGAGGAACAGAAAGCGGGCATGATCGAAATTAGCGATAGCGACCGAGAGTATGCCAGCGCCGCATTGCAGGCAGAAGTAACGAGATTGTCTATGCTTAAACCCGGCAATGGTCGCAACGCGGCACTCAACACAGCCGCTCATAGCATGGGGACGATCATCGGTAATGGCTCGCTTGATCTTGCCGCCGTAGCCAATGCGCTGTTCGAAGCCAGCATTGCGAATGGCCATGTATCGAAGCATGGCGAAGCGCAGACACGCGCCACCATCAAAAGCGGGATCAATGCCGGTATCGGCAAGCCTCGCGCTCTGCCGTCGCAGGGAGGATCAGGGATCGACCTGAGCGGCATTGATTCCGTCCCATTGAAGCAGGGCAAGGACAAGGCCAGGACGAAACGGGGCGTAGAACTCACCAGCATGGCGGAGATCGAAGCCAAACCAATCGAATGGCTATGGGATGGTTACCTGCCGAAAGGCAAGCTCACACTCTTGGCTGGTGACGGCGGTACAGGGAAATCGACCATCGCGTTTAGCCTCGCCGCGACCATCGCGACGGCTGGACAGTGGCCAGATGGAACGCTGTGCAATCGCCACGGGAACGTAATCATCTGGAGTAGTGAGGATGACCCGGCAGACACGATCAAGCCGCGCCTCATGGCGATGGGAGCAGACAGCGCACGTTGCAGCATTATTTCTGGTGCCGTAGATGAGAATGGCCAGCGCCAAGCGTTCGATCCATCCTGCGACATTGACGCCTTGCGCTCGGCAGTTGCCAGTATAGGCGGCGTGTCGCTTCTCATCATTGACCCGATTGTGACGGCGGTACAAGGCGACATGCACAAAGCCAATGATGTACGACGCGGATTGCAAACGATTGTGGACTTCGCCGCCGAAATGAATTGCGCCGTCCTCGGCATCACGCACTTCGCCAAGGGAACGGCAGGCCGCAACTCGGCGGATCGTGTGATTGGCTCGCAGGCGTTCGCCGCGTTCGCTCGCATGGTTTGGGCAGCGGCAAAGGAAGAGGATTCTGACAGGCGTGTATTCACTCGCGCCAAGTCGAACAATAGTCCAGACACAGGGGGCTTCAGTTACATCATCGAACAGGTGGCATTGGCTAACGGGATCACTGCATCGCGCATAGTCTGGGGCGATGCGCTGGAAGGTTCGTCCCGCTCCATTCTGGCAGAGGTCGAGGAAGGGCTATCGAAGGACAACACGCAGCTGGGCAAGGCCGAACGCTTCCTGCTCGAATCGCTGGCGCATGGTCCTGTCCCGCAGAGGGAGCTAATGGAACATGCGCGAGAACTTCACAGCATCTCTGCAAACACGCTGCGACGTGCGAAGGACAAGCTAGGCATTGAGCCACGCAAGAATGGCATGGCCGGTGGCTGGCATTGGCAACTGCCTAATGACCTGCTGAAATTGCAGATACCGGTTGTTCCGGCGATTCCGTACATTCAGTGA
- a CDS encoding LysR family transcriptional regulator, with translation MAEYITITLKRAAVVLADELDYPRAAEKLNISCAELREQISALEAQLCLHIFTSRERGIELTEEGQILIRAFREAAVSHHRIVQ, from the coding sequence ATGGCTGAATACATCACCATCACACTGAAGCGGGCTGCGGTCGTGCTTGCAGACGAATTGGACTATCCACGAGCTGCTGAAAAGTTGAACATCTCGTGTGCCGAGTTGCGGGAACAAATCTCTGCGCTCGAGGCACAGCTCTGCCTGCATATCTTCACATCCAGGGAGAGAGGAATAGAGCTAACAGAAGAGGGCCAGATTCTCATCAGAGCTTTTCGCGAAGCTGCGGTGTCGCATCACCGGATTGTGCAATAG
- a CDS encoding terminase family protein, with protein sequence METQELQLNDFQARLMAVPEDFDVFLGGGRGGGKSWALAYLALRHVEQYGDRARILYLRKSYKGLADFELVTRELFGMVYGTAAKYNAAEHVWRFPNGGYMELGQLETPADYTKYQGRSFTLLMVDEAGQYSDPSLLDMMRSNLRGYKKIPIRMVIAANPGGAGHSWLAARYVFQAAPWEPFLESKSKRQWVYCPSTFSANNMIDRKQYRDQLESSCPDDPELLRAWVDGDWAINRGAYFASCLSEERNAVDPWKELPDGWESYIAHDFGSAAPSVTYLVARSPGDMYEGKWYSRGSLILVDEFATNKPGNLSQGLGWNATQLAEAIKIEICDRWKCAPYGFGDDAMFAKTGSSKGSIADEFRASGIYLTPAQKGDRIQGWLKMKRLLADAGKLDKPGLYISRACRYWWQTVPSLPYDIKRVEDLDSSAPDHAADATRYGILGQTIAREVAVSFSGW encoded by the coding sequence ATGGAGACGCAAGAGCTACAGCTAAACGACTTCCAAGCTAGGCTGATGGCCGTGCCGGAAGACTTCGACGTGTTCCTTGGCGGTGGGCGTGGCGGTGGCAAAAGCTGGGCGCTCGCATACCTAGCCCTTCGGCATGTCGAGCAGTACGGCGACCGCGCGAGAATTCTCTATCTTCGCAAGAGCTACAAGGGCTTGGCCGATTTCGAGTTGGTGACGCGCGAGCTATTTGGGATGGTCTATGGAACGGCTGCCAAGTACAACGCTGCCGAACACGTCTGGAGGTTCCCGAACGGCGGTTACATGGAGCTTGGCCAACTTGAAACGCCAGCAGACTATACCAAGTACCAAGGCCGCAGCTTCACCTTGCTTATGGTCGATGAAGCCGGCCAGTATAGCGACCCTTCGCTATTGGACATGATGCGCTCAAACCTGCGCGGCTATAAGAAAATACCCATTCGCATGGTGATTGCTGCAAACCCCGGCGGCGCTGGCCATTCATGGCTAGCGGCAAGGTACGTCTTCCAAGCAGCACCTTGGGAACCGTTCCTAGAGAGCAAGAGCAAGCGGCAATGGGTCTACTGTCCATCTACCTTCTCAGCAAACAACATGATTGACCGCAAGCAGTACCGCGACCAACTGGAAAGTTCATGCCCGGACGATCCAGAACTTTTGAGAGCGTGGGTGGATGGTGATTGGGCAATCAACAGAGGCGCGTATTTTGCAAGCTGCCTGTCTGAAGAGCGAAACGCCGTAGATCCTTGGAAAGAGCTTCCCGACGGCTGGGAAAGTTACATCGCGCATGACTTTGGAAGCGCTGCACCCAGCGTTACATACCTAGTCGCGCGTTCCCCCGGCGACATGTACGAGGGCAAGTGGTACTCGCGCGGTTCATTGATCTTGGTAGATGAGTTCGCAACAAACAAGCCCGGCAATCTGAGCCAAGGTCTAGGCTGGAACGCGACCCAGCTTGCCGAGGCAATCAAGATCGAGATATGTGACAGATGGAAGTGTGCGCCCTACGGCTTTGGTGACGATGCCATGTTCGCTAAAACAGGTTCATCCAAAGGCAGCATCGCAGATGAGTTCCGAGCTTCCGGCATATACCTAACACCTGCCCAGAAAGGCGACCGCATACAAGGCTGGCTGAAGATGAAACGGCTGTTGGCCGATGCTGGCAAGCTCGATAAACCCGGCTTGTATATCAGTCGAGCTTGCAGGTATTGGTGGCAAACTGTTCCTAGCCTGCCGTATGACATAAAGCGAGTTGAAGATTTGGATTCGTCTGCGCCGGATCATGCCGCCGACGCCACGCGCTACGGAATCTTGGGGCAGACCATAGCGCGTGAAGTGGCGGTGAGTTTCAGCGGTTGGTAG
- a CDS encoding barstar family protein, with product MTIAKVSLDCKNIRDWESFHSEFAQVFGFPAFYGRNMDAWIDCMTSLDAPEDGMSNVHCEPGKVLTLELANVASFAVRCPAQ from the coding sequence GTGACTATTGCAAAGGTTTCCTTAGACTGCAAGAACATACGAGATTGGGAGTCGTTTCATAGCGAGTTTGCTCAAGTCTTCGGTTTCCCTGCGTTCTATGGCAGGAACATGGACGCTTGGATCGACTGTATGACTTCGCTCGACGCCCCGGAAGATGGCATGTCGAACGTTCATTGTGAACCCGGCAAGGTTCTCACGCTTGAGTTGGCGAACGTGGCAAGCTTTGCTGTTCGATGCCCGGCGCAATAA
- a CDS encoding tyrosine-type recombinase/integrase gives MNPRYRRERMIRSAKGDMQPRPNKTIWRSQYKHLEPSQWFFTSTRFRLHSHPYIRYLFGTEISPMPRVSEHSATELGSRTARQRLPIRRNPYFAHLDNGLSLGYRRASTGGTWVARRVSQSKVEAGAIGSARYEEHALGAANDAIESVGMSFQQAKKEAEDWLAGETLNEAHGVVRGSYSVAEAMEDYLKERERQKRKTLYSTRVTVKAHILPTLGKIELSKLTHGRVKAWRDALADAAPRVRSGYKKERVMVSRNVKGTIKRQYRERIVRDEHGKPIPLAPSFKEYDPSDMDALRKGQATANRILAILKAGLNHAHTETKRVATKAAWETVKPFRKVDVAKIRFLTQAEIRSLLEHCEPADFKRLVQGALLTGCRYGELARMRVSDFDAVNHTVFVAISKNGESRHVELNDEGIAFFIALTDGREPREHLFIKDNGKAWGKSEQKPLMDAACEAAGLEGVTFHIVRHSYASHLAMNLTPMSVIAQQLGHKDTRVTEKHYAHLGRAFVRDTIRTNLPSFGLSAS, from the coding sequence TTGAACCCGCGTTACCGCCGTGAAAGAATGATACGCAGCGCCAAAGGGGACATGCAACCAAGACCCAATAAAACGATATGGCGCAGTCAATACAAGCATTTGGAGCCATCTCAATGGTTTTTCACTTCCACTCGTTTTCGCTTGCATTCGCACCCCTATATTCGGTATCTATTCGGTACGGAGATTTCCCCAATGCCCCGAGTATCCGAACACTCTGCAACCGAACTAGGTAGCCGCACTGCCCGCCAGCGTCTTCCGATCCGTCGCAATCCGTACTTTGCTCATCTCGACAATGGCTTGTCGCTCGGCTATCGCCGCGCTTCGACCGGAGGAACATGGGTCGCCCGGCGCGTCTCTCAGTCGAAAGTCGAAGCTGGCGCTATCGGCAGCGCTCGCTACGAGGAACACGCGCTCGGAGCCGCGAACGATGCAATAGAGAGCGTCGGCATGAGCTTCCAGCAGGCCAAGAAGGAAGCAGAAGACTGGTTGGCCGGGGAAACCCTCAATGAAGCTCACGGAGTCGTCAGAGGCTCTTATTCGGTCGCTGAGGCGATGGAGGACTACCTAAAGGAACGCGAGCGCCAGAAGCGTAAGACGCTCTACTCCACGCGCGTCACGGTGAAGGCGCATATCCTGCCCACTCTGGGCAAGATTGAACTCTCGAAGCTCACGCATGGCCGGGTGAAGGCATGGCGCGATGCGCTGGCCGATGCCGCGCCGCGTGTCCGTAGTGGCTACAAGAAAGAGCGCGTCATGGTTTCGCGCAACGTCAAAGGCACGATCAAACGCCAATACCGCGAGCGCATCGTGCGTGATGAACACGGCAAGCCCATCCCGCTTGCTCCGTCATTCAAGGAATACGATCCGAGCGATATGGACGCTCTACGCAAAGGGCAAGCTACAGCCAACCGCATTCTTGCCATCCTCAAGGCCGGATTGAACCACGCTCACACGGAAACCAAGCGCGTGGCGACCAAGGCAGCATGGGAGACGGTCAAACCGTTCCGCAAGGTGGACGTGGCGAAGATTCGTTTCCTCACACAAGCGGAGATTAGAAGCCTGTTGGAGCATTGCGAACCGGCGGATTTCAAGCGTTTGGTGCAAGGTGCATTGTTGACAGGTTGCCGCTATGGTGAGCTTGCACGAATGCGTGTCTCTGACTTCGACGCGGTGAATCATACCGTGTTCGTAGCCATCAGCAAGAACGGTGAATCACGCCACGTTGAACTGAATGATGAAGGCATCGCGTTCTTCATCGCCCTAACGGATGGACGCGAACCGCGCGAACATCTCTTCATCAAGGACAACGGCAAAGCATGGGGTAAGTCGGAACAAAAGCCGCTGATGGATGCGGCTTGCGAAGCGGCTGGGCTGGAAGGCGTGACGTTTCATATCGTCCGTCATTCCTATGCGTCACACTTGGCGATGAACCTAACGCCCATGAGCGTGATTGCTCAACAGTTAGGACACAAGGACACGCGAGTCACAGAGAAGCACTACGCGCACTTGGGACGGGCATTTGTCCGTGACACCATCAGGACGAACTTGCCTAGCTTTGGCCTAAGCGCTTCATAG
- a CDS encoding ImmA/IrrE family metallo-endopeptidase, with amino-acid sequence MRLEEQVNPAILVWARESAGLDVQDAAKKLALGDSKEASGTDKLLELERGARRPTRTQLNKIAKIYRRPLLAFYMAEPPKKAPRGEDFRSTGNEVSARDNALLDALLRDLKARQEIVRDLLEDLDEAAPKAFVGSSRLTESAQTVADRVSALLHIPQVRSNWGTTPDEYFKRLRSAVESVGVFVLLTGDLGSHHSTLTEDVFRGFAVADPVAPFIVINDHDARTARSFTLVHELVHILLGQTGVSGTPESVRDNSDIGRIEQFCNDVAGLVLLPTTFADRRPSELNNGTTLAASRYIETVAKNWLVSEPLVAFRLKRLGWISTGTYRELATIYAKRWASVKESTRAANQLKEGGPSYYVVKQSRLGEALVDVVRRTLRENRLTHTRAARVLGVKPSSVEPLIRRYEKSSPGLVAMGAR; translated from the coding sequence ATGCGCCTTGAAGAACAAGTCAATCCGGCGATCCTTGTATGGGCACGTGAGTCTGCGGGCCTAGACGTGCAGGATGCTGCGAAGAAGCTCGCACTCGGCGATTCCAAGGAGGCGAGCGGGACGGACAAGCTCCTCGAGCTGGAACGTGGCGCCCGGCGTCCTACGCGAACGCAGCTCAACAAAATAGCGAAAATCTATCGCCGCCCGCTCCTTGCGTTCTATATGGCTGAACCTCCGAAGAAAGCGCCTCGGGGTGAGGACTTCCGCTCGACCGGCAATGAAGTGAGCGCAAGGGACAATGCTCTTCTCGATGCGCTTCTCCGTGACCTCAAGGCTCGCCAGGAGATTGTCCGAGACCTCCTCGAAGACCTCGATGAAGCTGCGCCCAAAGCCTTCGTTGGTTCTTCTCGTCTCACGGAGAGCGCTCAGACGGTGGCAGATCGTGTGTCTGCTCTGCTTCACATCCCCCAAGTTCGTTCGAACTGGGGAACAACCCCGGACGAGTATTTCAAAAGGCTCCGTTCGGCGGTGGAGAGCGTGGGGGTCTTTGTACTGCTGACGGGCGATCTCGGCTCGCACCACTCGACCCTGACCGAAGACGTGTTCCGTGGTTTTGCCGTGGCCGATCCGGTTGCTCCGTTCATTGTCATCAACGATCACGACGCACGCACCGCCCGCTCCTTTACGCTTGTTCACGAACTCGTACATATCCTGCTGGGCCAGACCGGAGTAAGCGGTACTCCTGAGTCCGTGCGAGACAACTCCGACATCGGTCGTATCGAGCAATTTTGTAATGATGTTGCAGGACTCGTCCTGCTTCCGACGACATTTGCCGATCGGCGGCCCAGTGAACTGAACAACGGTACGACTCTTGCTGCGTCTCGCTACATCGAGACGGTCGCAAAGAACTGGCTTGTGAGTGAGCCGCTTGTCGCTTTTCGCCTGAAGCGTCTTGGCTGGATTTCAACCGGGACATATCGCGAACTCGCAACCATCTACGCTAAGCGGTGGGCTTCCGTTAAAGAAAGCACGCGGGCAGCGAATCAGCTCAAAGAAGGTGGTCCTAGCTATTACGTCGTGAAGCAGAGTCGACTCGGCGAAGCGCTTGTAGACGTCGTACGTCGGACGCTCCGAGAGAACCGCCTGACACATACACGGGCAGCGCGAGTTCTGGGAGTGAAGCCTTCATCTGTTGAACCGCTGATTCGACGCTATGAGAAGTCATCCCCAGGACTCGTCGCAATGGGGGCTCGCTAA